In Carassius carassius chromosome 14, fCarCar2.1, whole genome shotgun sequence, the genomic stretch CGCTGCTGTGAGGTCAGTCTGTTattcatctctgtctgtgtctctcaggCCATCCTTAGCCAGAGTCAAGATAAAGCCCTGAGAAGAATAGGGGAGCTCAGGGAGGTTCGTCTGGCACACACTTTAACTCTTCATCACAGGCTCTGCGTCAATGTTTTTCTACCTCTGATATCTCTATTGCTGCTCCATTCACACTGTGTGCTTATGAAACGGCTTTCACAATGCACTTAACGTCTGCAATGTGACGTTTAGCATCTGATTTTGATTGATTGTGAGAGGATTGGGcacagtaaaattaaattaaataaaattaaattaaattaaattaaattaaattaaattaaattaaattaaattaaattaaattaaattaaattaaatttgacaaaataaaataaaataaaccatgaataaaattaaataaaaataaaccttggGATAGCGTTATAAACTATTgaatcagtttttgtttttagaatttcattttaatttcagtaaaatctttagtaattttgttgctttttcgtcatttttagtagtttattaaatatgtctatataatgtttataaataaatgagcataaagtttttatttgtaattaacattaatacactttaaaataaatttttaaaataaattaaaattaaaaaatgtaaaacaatattaatacattatatgtatagattattttttattcatacatggtttatttttatattatttatttagttgatatttttttttggtacattttattttatgcatgttttattttctttttattttctttctttattatgtaaatgcattttaatttattgatgcAGAGTTTGTTtatataggcttatttttatttgcttttgtttgttttgcactctgtgatcaaaaaatacatttatttacatttataattgttCATTTAGCAGACTGTTTTAtccaaagaattttttttttaagtagtgagTGTCAAATTCTCCAAACTTTCTAATTgatatttgaaatatgaaatatgcatGACACAGCAACAGATGTTTTATTAATATGGAAAAGGTCTTTTTATAGTTTTCTGTGGCACAAACAGTCCAAATGTAGCTTTTTGAAGTACTTTTGAATTGTTTCAATAACATGTTGCATAAAATCATTTTTAGATTGTATTATTACTATATAGTTATTGAGCGTCATATGTCCTCCTCAGGAGCTTCAGATGGACCAGCAGGCCAAGAAACACCTGCAGGAGGAGTTTGATGCTGCTCTGGAGGAGAAGGACCAGATGATCAGTGTGCTTCAGACGCAAGTACACCAGTGTTCTGTGTGTGTCGATCTCATTGTGCATTTCCTAGTTACCCGAGGTGATACTGAAACTGTTGTCTTCAGGTGTCTTTGTTGAAGAAGCGTCTGCAGGCGTCTGGAGGTGTGCTTTCCTCCGAGGTAGAGACCTCTCAGTCCAGCGACACGGTCGATGCAAACACTGACATTCAGAGCCCCTCGAAAGATGACGGCTCAGCGCTTCACACAGGTGTGCCAAGGTTTTCAAGTTCCCAGAACAGTTTTCTACACTCGTCATCTTTAACctgtttgtgttttgtgtgtggggCCAGCAGAGGGCAGCGGAGAGCCGGGCAGCGCGGTGGACCTTGAGGCTCTTCAGAAGCGAATCAAAAGGCAAGAGAGTCTCCTGCAGAGATGCAAAGAGATGATTCGATCCAGTAAAGAGCGCAGCGCTCAGCTGAGCAGCGAGAATGAGGTTTTACAGCAGCAGCTGCAGGAGAGACTGCAAGAGCTTGAGAAAATGAAGGTACAGAAACAGTAAATAAGACACAACACGAAGAACATCTAGTTTTTGCTTAGCCAGTTTTTGCTTAGATTTGTATCATGTTCAGACCCTGCATGAGGTGATTATTGAGCTTCCCCAttcaccattttattttattcatttttattttatattgatttatttttttatttgtcatttaaaccaTCATGCATGGTTTACATTTAGTAGTATTATTTACTacatattttttccatttttgagatttttttttttttaatgttatattttatttatacataatcttttttattttattttgattaatatttatttaaaaatatatcttttttaattttatctttCATTATTTTAGTCATGTatggtttctttattttattttatttttgttggcacattttattttattcagacatggtttatattatttttatttcttatttttctttattaattatttcattgtataataatatattgtataatatttttttttttactttattttattcatgcttgatttttttttttttttttgtaaatttttctgttaatgttttcttttatacTTACATGGtttattttccatttatgttATTGAATGCATGTTTTTTGTTCAATTTTATGGTTTATTCATGCATGCGGAGGGCTGAGAGTGTGTTTCCTGTGGAtgtgatgtgtttgtgttcagtggGACTGTGAGAGCAGCGTACAGACACACATTACAGCCCATCTGATCCTCCCCGTCACACTCGCTGACACTAAAACACACCAGCTGAAGATCAGCTTCATTTCAGATTTATGTGAACTAAGGCACTGCATTAAATTATCTAATAAAACTAGATTTTTACTTTTTCTGAAGAAAAGGTGCACTGGAAAGTGCCATTCATGTCCAAAGCACATAGTTGTGCATCACAGTTAAATTTTAACCTGTAGAAGTTTGTTCAGATTGGTAGTAGTAATAATTCTTGCCTGTGCCAACaccacaaataataattaaaaaaaaattatataataaaatataaatatataatatataattaaatgtataaattatacacaattttattatttttgtttattctatataccatttaagtttatttgaataatatCTGTATGATATGTATTATatcgatatataaataaaattctcAAGTTTCCATGATGATCCgttatataataaacaaataattgtttttatttttatatatatatttcttggcttattttcattttcgtttgGTTTTTGTCGAGTGTCAGTTTTGCACTCTGtgatcaaaaaatacatttatttacatatacagtcattcatttagcaggcagttttatccaaagcaattttttttttgagttgtgAGTGTCAAATTCTCCAGTTCAAGGAAACCAGCAGGAAACAGGAAGTAACCGCCGCTGCCTAAAAGAGTGGCGTTCTGCGCTCGAGGCGACGCTCCACAACCGCTGGCTGCTGTCCTGGGCTGGGATTGAGGTTTGATTGTGGGTCTGGTGTGACGACTCCACAGGCTGCTGTGATGTGGATGTGgcctgctttgtgtgtgtgtgtgtgtttatctgtggTGGGAGACACGATAATTATACACAGCTCCTTGGTTGCTGTTGTAACATAATCGCTTGGTCATGAAGGATATGCTATAGTAATGTGGAAGATCAGTATTAAGGCGTTTAACAGTTGCAAAGCCTTGCATTGCAGTGTTTTCGGCATTTTCTTAGGTGTATCGCAACAGAAAAGACCCCACTTAAGATAGTTTATATGCTTAGCCGTTCAAATCTTGTGTAGCCAGACTTATTGGATGTGCACATTTTTTCCACATTTTGCAGGTTAAAGTTTCAGGTCAGTACATTTCCAGCTGGCCTCTGCATTTCCAAGCAACTCACTTTCTAATCCAGGTTGTCTAGACTTGTCTAGCTGGCTCTGGGTTTTTTATTATAGTTCCAAATAAGTGTTGATTATTATTCTGAGAGTAATGTACTGAGATCCATCATCGCACACTCACCATCTGTCATCTGTGTTCACCAGGAGCTGCACACTACAGAGAAGACGAAGCTGATCACGCAGCTGGGAGAGGCCAAGAACCTCATCGAGCAGCTGGAGCAGGACAAGGTGAGAGAGGAACAGGACACGCTTCGTTTCGCTCCTCAGAAGGGTTCAGCTCTGCTGTGCGTCTGCCACGGGACGGTTTGTGAGCCAGCAGGAGTAGAAGCACAAATACAGAATCCACTGGCCCTCTAAACCAAAGACAAAGATCAATTATCCCggaagagctttttaaaatgaatGGAAAACATATTTCCTGTGCGCCGCTCACAGTCATATTTGCGTATAAAAGTAAGACTGGAGAATATGTCTTTCTTATTATTTTAGGATGGGGGTCAAGCATGGTCCtgaactgaaaaatatttttataggccataatatttaaatgtatatataattgtgtgtgcatatatatatatatatatatatatatatatatatatgtgtgtgtgtatatatctatctatctatctaatctgtAATTGATTgttatcatataataataatatttatattattattgaaataattaagaaatattgaatatatataatttttttgtaccaAATATTGTTGcaatatattagttatttttgaaaaatttaatttatatgtttttgtacataatgtataaatgtaatttttcaataataatatgTAACATTCCAATAACTATATGTACTTTAACATAAATTGAaacaatatatttctatattttatttttatttgtcatttattcatCTTTAAATGTCATCTAAGCTAGATTTATGTGAAATATGAGTTCATGTTGTGTTTAGCCTTTGGCCTTTACTCTGCAGGATAGAGATCATTGCCTCTTGGGTCATTGTATGGAATGCAAGCATATGTCAGAAACAATTAGAGGTGCGTCCTCAAGCTGAGCACAGAACCTGCTGTAAGGAACAGGAACCTGGTTTGCAGGAACCACATTTGTGCTAGATACTATTTGGACGTAATCAGTAGTGGATTTCAGAATTTGAAAAATTAACCGCAATATTGCGCATTCGAGATTTCGTTTTTCAGAGgccaaaatatgatcatattgaCTGAAAATCTAAGATGAgtgcattgaatttttttatgaacTGCCCCTTTAATGCTCACCTATTGCATTATTTTGAAGGGAATGGTCATTGCTGAAACCAAGCGTCAGATGCACGAGACTTTAGAGATGAAGGAAGAGGAGATTGCTCAGCTGCGCTCCAGACTCCAGCAGACCCTCGCTCAGAAAGACGAGCTGCAGGAGCAGAAAGAGAAATCAGAGAAAGCAGGTGAGTTAGACTGTCTCCTCTCTCTGTTCTCATCCCTTCTGTCTacttgacctaaatgcactttatttgactCTTTCCCAGCATTTGAAGAGCTGGAGCGAGCTCTAGGTGTGGCTCAGCGGGCGGAGGAGGCGCGCCGTCAGCTGCAGGTGAGCGTTGAGGAGCAGGTGAAACAGGTGGAGAAGGCCAGCGAGGAAGAGAGGAGAAGCTTGCAACAGGAGCTAACCAGGGTCAAACAGGAAGTGGTCACCATTATGAaggtgtgtgtgaaaaaataatAGGGTCAGAAAAAGGGTGGAAAGGTACATTTGGACTGTTTGTGCCACAGAAAACTATAAAAGACCTTTCCCATATTGATAAAACATCTGTTGCTGTGTCATGCATATTTCATTAGTTTTTTAACTTCTCAGCATCGGTATTGTTTGAGAGCTACATCCTGTTAAAAATTGGATGGTCTTGCGGAGATGCTTTAATTTTTACACTAGGATCAAGAATATTCAATCTTGTTGTGTTGCGTTTTGATATGCTGCTTTTGCTTTTTCTCTGTCCCCATTTGCACTTGACCTGCTTAAAGTTATTTTGCCTGGAGAAGCCATCAGTTCACTCACAGTGTCACATTCATCCTGAGATTTGTCTGGATGAGCGGTTAAACCTTCATGACTGCACAGTTCCCATGAAACCTGTGTGTTTTTATGGATCTGCACACCTTTAGTCTCTTCCTTTGTGTATTGGAGTATCATTCATTAGGTAAAAGGCAGTAGTAAATCAAAATTGACCAAATTGATGCCACATTTACAGCCCACCATTCTGCCTGCATGTATTTTTGACAAAGAAATTCAGCTCTGTTTCATTCATCAGGTGTCATAATCCTTGCCATAACTAAGACGCATGAATTATGTCTCTTTTTCCCTTGCCAATAATTCATAGAAGAGTGACATTTGGAGTCATCTGATTATTTTGCCAAAGCATGATGCGTTGGGGAATAGTTAACTTAGATATTTCCAATTCTTATGATGAAACTTTTGAGCTTGTCCatgagaaaatgttaaatatacttTGAATGCAATGTGagattaacactttttttttttttttaaatattaagttctgttgtcatttattattgatttttttcccctataACTGGGTAACATAAGACAAAAACTTCACAAAATGGTCTAAATGGACTGGAAAGACTGTTTTGCTTCGTATACATTAGTGTatcagtattttaaaatgtccatcaaatctgacaaatgttaatattttgtcacgatttctttcttttcagaaatCCTCAGAGGACAGGATAGCAGAAATGGAGCGGTTACATTCAGAGGCTTTGGCTAACAAAGAACAGGAACTGAGTGCCCAGATCAAACAAGCTGTGGTATGCCCTAGTTTTCATTTCTGTTGTAACTTATGATTAGTTAATGCAAATATTAGCTATTTGGATGTAGGTGTTTCCTAAGCTGTTTGCACCATTACTCTTTATTTGTCTCAGGAGCAGTGTCGTGAGGAATTGTTGAGGTCGGCACAGGAAAGAGAACAGCAGGCGTCTCTCGCTCTGGAAGAGGCAGAGCTGCAAAGAGCTGCAATTCAGACTGAAGGAGAGAACAAAGCCAAGGAACTACTGCTAGAGTTGGAGTCGACCAGAACAGTGAGTTTATTTGCCACCTTATCTTAGGATGGATCGGCAGGATATCCTTAATGTAGTTGAATAACCAAATTACCTATTATATTTGAAGCCAGCATGAATGAGAGTTTGAATGAAAGCAATGCCATATCTCAGCACTGTACATatcttaaaatgttctttttttcctctctttacAGAGAATCCAAGAACTTGAGAGTTGTCTAGGTAGCTCTGAGAAGGATTCCGCCAAGTCGGATGAACTCTCTGCGCAACTGGAAGAGCACAGAAAGAAACATGAGGCTGAAATAGCTGCTCTAGAAGAAGCACATAAGCAAGAGCTAGAAAAGACAAAGACAGTGGAGATAACAGCCCTTACCCAGCAGCATGATGCTGCTTTGGAGGAGCTTGTGCAGAAACATAAAGCAGAAATTGAATCTATACTGAAAGACAAGGAGGAACAGTTCCATTCCCATGTGGAAGACATGAACAAAAAGATGCTTGATAAACTGAGTGACAAACAAACCGAGATTGAGACCCTGTCTTCTGAGCTTAGTGAGGTACTGAATAGTAAACAGCAGTTAGAAGAAAGACTGTCCACTGTGGAGACCACCAGTGAAACCACAAGACAAGAGTTTGAAGACAGACTCAAGGAAGAACAAGTAAAATATCAGGCTGAGATTGAAGCTGTGAAACAGAAAGAACAGTCGTTTGCAGAGGTGGAGAAAATGCTGAAAGAAGAGATGAATCAGCTGAAGATTATGTTGGAGGAGAAGGAAAAAGCACTAGAGGAGCATGTGCTTAAAGAAATGACTTTGCAAGAAGGAAGTGTGCAGTTGGAGGAGCTTCGACTCAGGGAACAGTCAAATAAAGAGGCCCTTGAGAAATCAAGATCTCAGATAGGCACACTTACAGAAGAACTCCAGCAAACCAAGAATCAAGTGAAAGATTTTGAGCAAACCCTTGAGGCAATGCGTAATGATAGTCAGGAGAAAGAAGTGTGTCTTGAACAAAAGACAAGTGAACTTCAGGAATTTATGCAGAAGATGGAGCAAGTCAAGAGAGATCTATTGGAAAAAGAAAATTTGCATGCAGCTACCTGCAATAAAATGCAAGAAGAGCAAAACCGATTGACAAAGCAGCTGGATGACCAGAAGAGTTCTCACGAGAAGAAACTTGAGAACATTAGGAAAGACATGGATTGCAAGATGAAATCCCAGGAAAATAAGATGGAGAAATTAAGACAGAAACACAAAGAAGCACAGGACAAGTTGAAGAAGCAGCTTCAGGATCAAGAGGAGAATGCCAAAATGGAGTTATCTAAGAAAGCCCAAGAGATAGAACTGAAAGAACAGCAACTAAAGGAGAAGATCCTTGAGATGGCGCAAGCAAGTTCTGAGGGCCTCAGCACCACCATGTCTGATTTGGAGGCCAATCACAAAGAACACTTGGACAAGCTTCAGCTGACTCATAAACAGGAGCAGGAAGATCTTATTCGTCGCTGGCAGGAGAAACTTAACCAGAATGAGGAGGAGTTGCAGGAAACACATGCGCAGTCTTTGCAAGAAAAAGCCCAAGAGTTGGAGGAGATCTCTCAGCTGCTTTCGGCCAGCAGGGAAGAAAAGGAACAGGTTATGAAAGACATCCAGAACCTCAGGGAGGAGCTTGCCATGAGGGAAACCACTGTGCATAAACTACAGACAGAGCTCAGGGAGGCTGCAAGCAAGCTGGAAAGTTTATCTGAAGGGGAGGGTTTACTTAAAAGACAAGCCGAATCCATGGAAAAGAATCTGAACCAGGCCTTGAATGAAAGAAGCCTTTTGCAGGACGAGCTGAGAAAGGCTGAGGAAACTAGTAAGGAGAGATTGCAGAGTATATCTGAAGAGTTGGTAAACACCCAACAAAAGCTGAATATGCTTGAAATGTCCAAGTGTAAAGAGGGTGAAGATCTCCAGAGGAAACTTGAAGAAAAAACTGCTGAActccaaaataaagaaaaagagttCCAGACACAGTTGTGTGCCATCACAAAAGAATTGAAGCAGTGTTGTCAGGAAGCCCAGGCTAAGTTAGATGGGTTCTCTATTGACCTGTGTAAGAAAGTTGAGGAACGTGTTGGGGAGTTACAACGCCGGGTCGTAGATCATCTGAATAAGGTCACATATCTAAGAAATATTATCATGATGAAGGACAACAGAATTAGCACTTTAGAGAAAGAACTTCAGCAGGCTTTGGATGAGAACCATAATCTAAAGAGCTCTCTTGATGAAGTGACACTTCAGTTAAGTTCAAGTTCAGAGACTCTTAAAGCCTTACAGATCGAAAGGGAGTCTCTGCAAACCGATGCAGATAATCGCTCCCAGGTACTTTCTGAGAAACACCTTCAAATGCAGCAGCTCCATGAGGAAAAAGAACACATATCAGAAAATCTCAAAGCAAATGTTTTGCAACTAAGCAAACTAGAATCTGTCATAAATGACTTGAAGACCCAGTTAGCTAGTAGCATAACTGAGAAAGAGCAAGCCATATCTCTGCTGAATCAGCAGCACAGTGAGGACAAGGAAAGAGTAACATGCCAGATGGGGGAGACGGTGGAAAGGCTAGAAAAAGAGAAGACCTCGCTTCAAGAGCAGGTAGACTCACTCAGGAATAAGTTCTCTGAGCTGAAAAAGAAGTTCAGTCAGAATCACATCACTGTTAAATCTCTTCAAGATAAAGTTGCAGACATGGAGAGGCAGATTGCGAAGAAGGACGGACAACTTCAGATGCTCACTGCCAGCATTGACAATCACTCCATTACCAAGTCCGAGATGGACCAGGCTCTTAATGAGAAAGAACAGAGGGTTCATGCCTTGACCTCAGAGCTAGAAAGCTGCTCAAAAAAAGTTTGTGATCTGGAGGAGCAGCTAGAGTTGCGGACAAAAGAGAGGGAACAACTCGCAGCTGATTTGCAGCAGCACCTTACTATTAGGGAGAATGAAAAGATTGAGTTTATGAAGCAGGTGCAGGAAGCTCAGGACCAAAGCTCTCAAAATGGTGCCCTAATGCAGAAAACTGAGCAAAGTCTTCAGTCTTTGAGGAAAGACGTTGAAACTGCCAAGCAGGAACTGGAATCCCAGCGGAACGACTTTGAGAGGGAGAAGACTGATATCCTGAGGGCGAATGAAGAGGCTGTGAAGGCAGCACAAGAAAAGGCATCCGCTGAAACGGCTGGTAAAGTAGCTGAGTTGAAGAGGAAGGCAGAGCAAAAGATCGGCATGATTCGTAAACAGTTGACGTCACAAATTGAGGAAAAGGAGAAGGCTATCAACGCCTTGCAGACACAGTTGGAAGGCATGAAGCAAAGCCATAATGAAAAAGAACAACGTATAAAGGCTCTAGAGGAAATTGAGAGGACAATGGAGGAGGCCACTGCAAAATTGAAGGAAGATCATGCAAAACATCAACAAGAattgcagaagaaagaaaacgaGGAAAAACAGGCCTCTCTGCAAAACTTAAAAGATATCTATGAAGAGAAGCTTGCTGCTCTTCATAAAGACTTTTCTGAAAAAAAGGAGCAATCTGCTACTGCTGCTATAGAAGCTTCTTCAAGACTTGGAGAGCTTGAAACCAAACTCTCAGAATCTAATGAGCAGATTGCAAACTACCAAACTGAGGTAAGTCGCCTTAAAGCAGACCTGCTTGAACAGTCAACTCGAGTGCAGGAGCTGCAGCAGACTTGCTTGAATCTTCAAGAACAGATCAAGGAGAAACAGATTGATGAAGTTAAGAAGGAACATGTTTCTGTGCAAATGTCCAGCAGTAGATTGGGAATGGAGCCTACAGCGTTAGTGGCCAAGGAAAACATGGATGCTATCAGGAACCAAGATGATTGGACAAGTCAAAAGGACTTGTTGGTGAAAGAATATGAGGAGAAACTCCAAGATTTGCAGCAGAGGTtacaagagaaagaaaatgagctaAAAGCACAACAGAGTTCACCTCAAGAAAATGGCGAGACTGTTAATGAGTGCCTAATCAACAATACAAACACCTCAGAGAATGATCTTCAGAGAAAGCTGGTAGAGGCTGAGAACGAGAAGCAGAAGCTCCACAAAGATTTCACCAGACTACAGAAAGACCTTCGGTCTCTAAAGAAAGAGCATGAGAAGGAGCTGGAATTCCTGAAGAAGGAAATGGCTGAGGAGACCGAGAAGAAGCTGAAGTAAGATTTTTGTGACAATTTTAAAGACCGTTTGTAAATAAGGATGCATATTTTATGCTACAATATTGTTATCAGGGTTCACATGGTTGATCTTTTCAGGATTGAAATGGAAGATATGGAATTGAAACACAATTCTGCTCTTAAGCAGTTAATGAGGGAGTTTAATACTCAGATGGCCCTGAAAGAAAAGGAACTGGAAGGTTCTGTGAAGGAAACCATTGGTAAGAGGAACATGTAACTTATTTCCTAGAGTCGTCCTAGAACTATTTTCAGGCTTTACTAGGCGTGGGCGATATACCGAACTATGGAATTTTAACTATCGTCTCTATCGTGGTTTCACGATCCAATGACATTGCTGTGCTATGTGGTCACAAAAACGTTTACACACATTTTAAGCATTAcagtttaaaaacaagtgattttaagcCGTTGAAATGCAATCAGCAGTGAAAGAGAACtaatttcgctatatgcatgtgatCTCTGAGTGGCACATGCATGAGAACACGGTGCTCATAGAGCATTGGTTTATTGATAAGACTTATTTTTGCCAATTTATAGGCATTGAAcagttaaatacacacacttgtatgtgtcaaaattagggctgggcaaataattgaatgcgattttca encodes the following:
- the LOC132156721 gene encoding golgin subfamily A member 4-like isoform X2, which produces MFKKLKQKVIEEQSPQRSSAQQVSSGERRAHLHQDAPNPASPNNREGIKAASSSPRGSVNGDGIASPQKEESQSLAQKLQQKVSSVESLLRGSSRGEGLGRSSSRDSLVRSSSRESLSLVGDNEAQSSPPYDPPSDIESEAEDSPGSAESLSKEQLLNRLHRVERSLGNYRGKYSELVTAYRTVHRDKEKTQAILSQSQDKALRRIGELREELQMDQQAKKHLQEEFDAALEEKDQMISVLQTQVSLLKKRLQASGGVLSSEVETSQSSDTVDANTDIQSPSKDDGSALHTAEGSGEPGSAVDLEALQKRIKRQESLLQRCKEMIRSSKERSAQLSSENEVLQQQLQERLQELEKMKELHTTEKTKLITQLGEAKNLIEQLEQDKGMVIAETKRQMHETLEMKEEEIAQLRSRLQQTLAQKDELQEQKEKSEKAAFEELERALGVAQRAEEARRQLQVSVEEQVKQVEKASEEERRSLQQELTRVKQEVVTIMKKSSEDRIAEMERLHSEALANKEQELSAQIKQAVEQCREELLRSAQEREQQASLALEEAELQRAAIQTEGENKAKELLLELESTRTRIQELESCLGSSEKDSAKSDELSAQLEEHRKKHEAEIAALEEAHKQELEKTKTVEITALTQQHDAALEELVQKHKAEIESILKDKEEQFHSHVEDMNKKMLDKLSDKQTEIETLSSELSEVLNSKQQLEERLSTVETTSETTRQEFEDRLKEEQVKYQAEIEAVKQKEQSFAEVEKMLKEEMNQLKIMLEEKEKALEEHVLKEMTLQEGSVQLEELRLREQSNKEALEKSRSQIGTLTEELQQTKNQVKDFEQTLEAMRNDSQEKEVCLEQKTSELQEFMQKMEQVKRDLLEKENLHAATCNKMQEEQNRLTKQLDDQKSSHEKKLENIRKDMDCKMKSQENKMEKLRQKHKEAQDKLKKQLQDQEENAKMELSKKAQEIELKEQQLKEKILEMAQASSEGLSTTMSDLEANHKEHLDKLQLTHKQEQEDLIRRWQEKLNQNEEELQETHAQSLQEKAQELEEISQLLSASREEKEQVMKDIQNLREELAMRETTVHKLQTELREAASKLESLSEGEGLLKRQAESMEKNLNQALNERSLLQDELRKAEETSKERLQSISEELVNTQQKLNMLEMSKCKEGEDLQRKLEEKTAELQNKEKEFQTQLCAITKELKQCCQEAQAKLDGFSIDLCKKVEERVGELQRRVVDHLNKVTYLRNIIMMKDNRISTLEKELQQALDENHNLKSSLDEVTLQLSSSSETLKALQIERESLQTDADNRSQVLSEKHLQMQQLHEEKEHISENLKANVLQLSKLESVINDLKTQLASSITEKEQAISLLNQQHSEDKERVTCQMGETVERLEKEKTSLQEQVDSLRNKFSELKKKFSQNHITVKSLQDKVADMERQIAKKDGQLQMLTASIDNHSITKSEMDQALNEKEQRVHALTSELESCSKKVCDLEEQLELRTKEREQLAADLQQHLTIRENEKIEFMKQVQEAQDQSSQNGALMQKTEQSLQSLRKDVETAKQELESQRNDFEREKTDILRANEEAVKAAQEKASAETAGKVAELKRKAEQKIGMIRKQLTSQIEEKEKAINALQTQLEGMKQSHNEKEQRIKALEEIERTMEEATAKLKEDHAKHQQELQKKENEEKQASLQNLKDIYEEKLAALHKDFSEKKEQSATAAIEASSRLGELETKLSESNEQIANYQTEVSRLKADLLEQSTRVQELQQTCLNLQEQIKEKQIDEVKKEHVSVQMSSSRLGMEPTALVAKENMDAIRNQDDWTSQKDLLVKEYEEKLQDLQQRLQEKENELKAQQSSPQENGETVNECLINNTNTSENDLQRKLVEAENEKQKLHKDFTRLQKDLRSLKKEHEKELEFLKKEMAEETEKKLKIEMEDMELKHNSALKQLMREFNTQMALKEKELEGSVKETIEKAQGVEAELITIERDEVSQLQKTIAQKEEDLNRMVQRYEQVLQSREVEMGDRVWEVQKELEELQQRSLSGPQVQSLFTHHLAEKTTMLSEARLKEQEYHDRIHALEDKLRRSHKATVVTHLGSSYRDMSHNSADPFSEPTEFEYLRKVMFEYMMGRETKTMAKVITSMLKFPPDQAQKVLEHEDSRVLPWLR